The following coding sequences are from one Canis lupus baileyi chromosome 19, mCanLup2.hap1, whole genome shotgun sequence window:
- the IFRD2 gene encoding interferon-related developmental regulator 2 isoform X2, translating into MERSQETRPGTGARSSTQADSGSSEDEAVSEARSTTSECPSLLSTTAEDSLGGDAVDEQGQQEDLEEKLKEYVDCLTDKSAKTRQGALESLRLALASRLLPDFLLERRLTLADALEKCLKKGKGEEQALAAAVLGLLCVQLGPGPKGEELFHSLQPLLVSVLSDGTASPAARLHCASALGLGCYVAAADVQDLVSCLNCLEGVFSRSCGTGGSTAPVVPTSLHGLLCAALQAWALLLTVCPSTHISHILDRQLPRLPQLLSSESVNLRIAAGETIALLFELARDLEEDFIYEDMEALCGTLRTLATDSNKYRAKADRRRQRSTFRAVLHFVEGGECEEESVRFGLEVLYVDSWARRRIYAAFKDVLGSGLHHHLQNNELLRDIFGLGPVLVLDATALKACKISRFEKHLYNAAAFKARTKARSRVRDKRADIL; encoded by the exons ATGGAGAGGTCACAGGAGACCCGTCCAGGGACAG GTGCCCGGAGCAGTACCCAAGCGGACTCAGGTTCCAGTGAGGATGAGGCTGTCAGTGAGGCCCGTAGCACCACCAGTGAATGCCCCAGCCTTCTTAGCACCACAGCAGAGGACAGCCTCG GGGGGGATGCCGTGGATGAGCAGGGCCAGCAGGAGGACCTTGAGGAGAAGTTGAAGGAGTATGTGGACTGCCTCACAGACAAGAG TGCCAAGACCCGGCAGGGTGCTCTTGAGAGCCTTCGCCTGGCCCTGGCATCCCGCTTACTCCCCGACTTCTTGCTGGAGCGCCGCCTCACGCTGGCCGATGCCTTGGAAAAGTGCCTCAAGAAAG GGAAGGGCGAGGAACAGGCACTGGCCGCTGCCGTGCTAGGCCTGCTCTGTGTGCAGCTGGGCCCGGGTCCCAAGGGCGAGGAGCTCTTTCACAGCCTGCAGCCCCTcctggtctctgtgctcagtgatgGCACAGCTAGCCCTGCCGCCCGGCTCCAT TGCGCTTCTGCTCTTGGCTTGGGGTGCTATGTGGCTGCTGCCGATGTCCAG GACCTGGTGTCTTGCCTCAACTGCTTGGAAGGTGTTTTCAGCCGGTCGTGTGGTACGGGTGGCTCCACAGcccctgtggtccccaccagCCTGCACGGCCTGCTCTGTGCTGCCCTGCAAGCCTGGGCATTGCTCCTCACCGTCTGCCCCAGCACCCACATCAGCCACATCCTGGACAG gcaGCTGCCCCGGCTGCCCCAGCTCTTGTCCAGCGAAAGCGTGAACCTGCGAATCGCTGCCGGCGAGACCATCGCACTGCTCTTTGAGCTTGCCCGGGACCTTGAG gaggattttatttatgaggacATGGAGGCCCTCTGTGGCACCCTGCGGACCCTGGCCACCGACAGCAACAAATACCGTGCCAAGGCCGACCGCCGGCGACAACGCTCTACCTTCCGCGCCGTGCTGCACTTCGTTGAG GGTGGTGAGTGTGAGGAAGAGTCGGTACGCTTTGGTCTCGAGGTGCTCTATGTAGACAGCTGGGCTCGGCGCCGCATCTACGCCGCCTTCAAGGACGTGCTGGGATCAGGCTTGCACCACCACCTCCAG AACAATGAGCTACTCCGTGACATCTTTGGCCTGGGCCCTGTGCTGGTGCTGGATGCCACTGCCCTGAAGGCCTGCAAGATCTCACGTTTTGAGAAG CACTTATACAACGCGGCTGCCTTCAAAGCCCGAACCAAGGCGCGCAGCCGTGTGCGGGACAAGCGGGCAGACATCCTCTGA
- the IFRD2 gene encoding interferon-related developmental regulator 2 isoform X1: MPRARKGSAPRKGGQRRGAGARSSTQADSGSSEDEAVSEARSTTSECPSLLSTTAEDSLGGDAVDEQGQQEDLEEKLKEYVDCLTDKSAKTRQGALESLRLALASRLLPDFLLERRLTLADALEKCLKKGKGEEQALAAAVLGLLCVQLGPGPKGEELFHSLQPLLVSVLSDGTASPAARLHCASALGLGCYVAAADVQDLVSCLNCLEGVFSRSCGTGGSTAPVVPTSLHGLLCAALQAWALLLTVCPSTHISHILDRQLPRLPQLLSSESVNLRIAAGETIALLFELARDLEEDFIYEDMEALCGTLRTLATDSNKYRAKADRRRQRSTFRAVLHFVEGGECEEESVRFGLEVLYVDSWARRRIYAAFKDVLGSGLHHHLQNNELLRDIFGLGPVLVLDATALKACKISRFEKHLYNAAAFKARTKARSRVRDKRADIL; encoded by the exons ATGCCCCGCGCTCGTAAGGGTAGCGCGCCCCGCAAGGGCGGCCAGCGCCGCGGAGCGG GTGCCCGGAGCAGTACCCAAGCGGACTCAGGTTCCAGTGAGGATGAGGCTGTCAGTGAGGCCCGTAGCACCACCAGTGAATGCCCCAGCCTTCTTAGCACCACAGCAGAGGACAGCCTCG GGGGGGATGCCGTGGATGAGCAGGGCCAGCAGGAGGACCTTGAGGAGAAGTTGAAGGAGTATGTGGACTGCCTCACAGACAAGAG TGCCAAGACCCGGCAGGGTGCTCTTGAGAGCCTTCGCCTGGCCCTGGCATCCCGCTTACTCCCCGACTTCTTGCTGGAGCGCCGCCTCACGCTGGCCGATGCCTTGGAAAAGTGCCTCAAGAAAG GGAAGGGCGAGGAACAGGCACTGGCCGCTGCCGTGCTAGGCCTGCTCTGTGTGCAGCTGGGCCCGGGTCCCAAGGGCGAGGAGCTCTTTCACAGCCTGCAGCCCCTcctggtctctgtgctcagtgatgGCACAGCTAGCCCTGCCGCCCGGCTCCAT TGCGCTTCTGCTCTTGGCTTGGGGTGCTATGTGGCTGCTGCCGATGTCCAG GACCTGGTGTCTTGCCTCAACTGCTTGGAAGGTGTTTTCAGCCGGTCGTGTGGTACGGGTGGCTCCACAGcccctgtggtccccaccagCCTGCACGGCCTGCTCTGTGCTGCCCTGCAAGCCTGGGCATTGCTCCTCACCGTCTGCCCCAGCACCCACATCAGCCACATCCTGGACAG gcaGCTGCCCCGGCTGCCCCAGCTCTTGTCCAGCGAAAGCGTGAACCTGCGAATCGCTGCCGGCGAGACCATCGCACTGCTCTTTGAGCTTGCCCGGGACCTTGAG gaggattttatttatgaggacATGGAGGCCCTCTGTGGCACCCTGCGGACCCTGGCCACCGACAGCAACAAATACCGTGCCAAGGCCGACCGCCGGCGACAACGCTCTACCTTCCGCGCCGTGCTGCACTTCGTTGAG GGTGGTGAGTGTGAGGAAGAGTCGGTACGCTTTGGTCTCGAGGTGCTCTATGTAGACAGCTGGGCTCGGCGCCGCATCTACGCCGCCTTCAAGGACGTGCTGGGATCAGGCTTGCACCACCACCTCCAG AACAATGAGCTACTCCGTGACATCTTTGGCCTGGGCCCTGTGCTGGTGCTGGATGCCACTGCCCTGAAGGCCTGCAAGATCTCACGTTTTGAGAAG CACTTATACAACGCGGCTGCCTTCAAAGCCCGAACCAAGGCGCGCAGCCGTGTGCGGGACAAGCGGGCAGACATCCTCTGA
- the LSMEM2 gene encoding leucine-rich single-pass membrane protein 2, with translation MPEETEDTMALTQSPRSKAPPAPNHIEEVRLHQVESISDLHSGGSLHPYLAEQVQPWDELLGILPPSLCAQAGCSPVQGRGGFLLLLALLVLTCLALAILAVYLSVLQSESLRMLAHTLRTQEETILKLRLASLSQLRRLNSTEAQAPS, from the exons ATGCCTGAGGAGACAGAAG ACACCATGGCACTGACGCAGAGTCCGAGGAGCAAGGCACCACCGGCCCCCAACCACATAGAGGAGGTGCGCCTGCACCAGGTGGAATCCATCAGCGACCTACACAGCGGAG GTTCGCTGCACCCCTATCTGGCCGAGCAGGTGCAGCCGTGGGACGAGCTACTGGGCATCTTGCCACCATCGCTGTGTGCCCAGGCTGGCTGCAGTCCTGTGCAAGGCCGGGGAGGCTTCCTGTTGCTGCTGGCATTGCTGGTGCTCACCTGCCTGGCGCTCGCCATCCTGGCTGTCTATCTGAGCG TGCTGCAGAGTGAATCTCTCCGCATGCTGGCACACACACTTCGCACTCAGGAGGAGACGATACTCAAACTCCGGCTCGCCAGCCTCAGCCAGCTGCGGAGGCTCAACTCCACTGAGGCCCAAGCACCCAGCTGA
- the SEMA3B gene encoding semaphorin-3B — MGRAGAAAMIPGLALLWAAVLGDATPSPPRLRLSFQELQARHGLRIFRLERTCCYEALLVDEERGRLFVGAENHVASLSLDNISKQAKKLAWPAPVEWREECNWAGKDIGTECMNFVKLLHTYNRTHLLACGTGAFHPTCAFVEVGHRLEEPVLRLDLRRLEDGKGKSPYDPRHRAASVLVGEELYSGVAADLMGRDFTIFRSLGQRPSLRTEPHDSRWLNEPKFVKVFWIPESENPDDDKIYFFFRESAVEAAPALGRLSVSRVGQICRNDVGGQRSLVNKWTTFLKARLVCSVPGAEGDTHFDQLQDVFLLSLRDRWSPLLYTVFTTSSTIFQGSAVCVYSMNDVRRAFLGPFAHKEGPMHQWVSYQGRVPYPRPGMCPSKTFGTFSSTKDFPDDVIQFARNHPLMYNSVLPMGGRPLFLQVGAGYTFTQITADRVAAADGHYDVLFIGTDVGTVLKVISVPKGSRPNAEGLLLEEMHVFEDSAAITSMQISSKRHQLYVASRSAVAQIPLHRCAAHGRACAECCLARDPYCAWDGAACTRFQPSAKRRFRRQDVKNGDPSTLCSGDSSHPTLLERRVFGVEGGSAFLECEPRSLQARVEWTFQRAGEAARTTVAAEERAERLPRGLLLRGLRRGDSGVYLCAAVEQGFSQPLRRLALHVLSAAQAERLARTEEAAPVAPPGPKLWYRDFLQLVEPGGGGAGSLRMCRQQPESRPPAPESRRKGRNRRRNAPEPRADRGPRSAAHW, encoded by the exons ATggggcgggccggggccgccGCCATGATCCCGGGCCTGGCCCTGCTCTGGGCAGCAGTGCTGGGGGATGctacccccagccccccacgccTTCGGCTCTCCTTCCAAG AGCTCCAGGCGCGGCACGGTCTCCGGATCTTCAGGCTGGAGAGGACCTGCTGTTATGAAGCTCTGCTGGTGGATGAGGAAAGAGGACGCCTGTTTGTGGGTGCTGAGAACCACGTGGCTTCCCTCAGCTTGGACAACATCAGCAAGCAGGCCAAGAAG CTGGCCTGGCCGGCTCCTGTGGAATGGCGAGAGGAGTGCAACTGGGCCGGGAAGGACATTGGT ACGGAGTGCATGAACTTCGTGAAGTTGCTGCATACCTACAACCGCACCCACTTGCTGGCTTGTGGCACAGGGGCCTTCCACCCAACCTGTGCCTTTGTGGAGGTGGGCCACCGGCTGGAG GAGCCTGTGCTGAGGCTGGATCTTCGAAGGCTAGAGGACGGCAAGGGCAAGAGTCCTTATGACCCAAGGCATCGGGCTGCCTCCGTGCTGGTGG GAGAAGAACTATACTCAGGGGTGGCTGCAGACCTCATGGGCCGGGACTTCACCATCTTCCGCAGCCTGGGCCAGCGTCCAAGCCTCCGAACAGAACCACACGACTCCCGCTGGCTCAACG AGCCCAAGTTTGTCAAGGTCTTTTGGATCCCAGAGAGCGAGAATCCCGATGATGACAAGATCTACTTCTTCTTCCGGGAGTCGGCAGTGGAGGCTGCACCGGCACTGGGACGCCTGTCTGTGTCCCGTGTTGGCCAGATCTGCCGG AATGACGTGGGCGGCCAGCGCAGCCTGGTCAACAAGTGGACCACGTTCCTGAAGGCACGTCTGGTGTGCTCAGTGCCAGGTGCCGAGGGTGACACGCACTTCGACCAGCTCC AGGATGTGTTCCTGCTGTCCTTGAGGGACCGCTGGAGCCCGCTGCTCTACACTGTcttcaccacgtccag CACCATCTTCCAAGGCTCTGCAGTGTGTGTGTACAGCATGAACGATGTGCGCCGTGCATTCCTGGGGCCCTTTGCACACAAGGAAGGGCCCATGCACCAGTGGGTGTCCTATCAGGGCCGAGTCCCCTACCCCCGGCCAGGCATG TGCCCTAGCAAGACCTTTGGCACCTTCAGTTCTACCAAGGACTTTCCTGATGACGTCATTCAGTTTGCCCGGAACCACCCGCTCATGTACAATTCGGTCCTGCCCATGGGTGGGCGCCCTCTCTTCCTACAAGTGGGTGCTGGGTACACCTTCACCCAGATCACTGCAGACCGTGTAGCAGCTGCTGATGGGCACTACGACGTCCTCTTCATTGGCACAG ATGTTGGCACAGTGCTGAAGGTGATCTCAGTGCCCAAGGGCAGCCGGCCTAACGCGGAGGGGCTGCTCTTGGAGGAGATGCACGTGTTTGAG gATTCGGCTGCTATCACCAGCATGCAAATCTCTTCCAAGAGA CACCAGCTGTACGTAGCCTCGCGGAGCGCGGTGGCCCAGATCCCCTTGCACCGCTGTGCTGCCCACGGCCGCGCCTGCGCCGAATGCTGCCTGGCGCGTGACCCTTACTGCGCCTGGGACGGGGCCGCGTGCACGCGCTTCCAGCCCAGCGCTAAAAG GCGGTTCCGGCGGCAAGACGTGAAGAATGGTGACCCCAGTACGCTGTGCTCAGGCG ACTCGTCCCATCCCACACTGCTGGAGCGGAGGGTGTTCGGTGTGGAGGGCGGCAGCGCCTTCCTGGAGTGTGAGCCCCGCTCGCTGCAGGCACGCGTGGAATGGACCTTCCAGCGCGCGGGGGAGGCGGCCCGCACCACG GTGGCTGCGGAGGAGCGCGCGGAGCGCCTGCCCCGGGGACTGCTGCTGCGCGGGCTGCGGCGCGGGGACTCAGGCGTGTACCTGTGCGCAGCTGTTGAGCAGGGCTTTTCGCAGCCTCTGCGTCGCTTGGCGCTACACGTGCTGAGTGCTGCGCAGGCCGAAAGGCTGGCCCGGACCGAGGAGGCTGCGCCCGTCGCCCCTCCGGGCCCCAAGCTCTGGTACCGGGACTTCCTGCAGCTGGTGgagccgggcggcggcggcgctggctCCCTGCGAATGTGCCGTCAGCAGCCGGAGTCGCGCCCACCCGCTCCCGAGTCGAGGAGGAAGGGCCGAAACCGCCGAAGGAACGCCCCGGAGCCGCGCGCCGACCGGGGGCCGCGCAGCGCCGCTCACTGGTGA